The Tardibacter chloracetimidivorans region ATCTGAAGGCGTGACAGGCGGCGGAGGTCAGGCGCGCAGGGTCGCCAGCGGCTTTGCGAGCACCAGACCGGCGATGAACCCGCCAATGTGCGCCCAGATCGCGATGCCGCCCTGGGGACCGTTCAAAACGAGCCCGATCAAAAGCTGAAGGCCGATCCACGCCGCGGCGAGCCACAACACGGTCCGGGTTTCGGACGACAGGAACCGGCCGCTGGGCGCGGTGCGATTTCCGAAATAGATGGCATAGGCGCCGAGGACCGCGGACACGGCGCCGCTTGCGCCGATCACCGGGACGGTCGATTCCGGAGAGACGATATATTCGGCAAAAGCCGCCGCATAGGCGCCGGCGACATACAGGATGAGCAGCCGGCCGGAGCCCAGCACCCCTTCCACCATCCGCCCGAGATAGTAGAACATCACCATGTTGAAGCCCAGATGGGCGATCGACCCATGCAGCAGCGTCGCGGTGATGGGCGTCAGGATGATCGGAAACCCGCCGGGCACGGTGATTGTGCCGGAGATGCGCGCCGGAACCAGGCCCGCCATATAGGCATAGGCTTCCCTCGCCCCGGAACCGGAGACGAAGAGGAGAACGAAGGCCGCAATGGTGGCCCATGCGATCCCCTGCGTCACACGCGGCGCAGGCAACATCAGACCGCTATCCGGCGTCAGATGAACTCGAGCTTCGCGATCTGGTAATAGCGGTCGCCCGACGGAGTGGAGACTTCCACATCATCGCCCACCTGGCGGCCGATCAGGGCGCGCCCGAGCGGCGACAGATAGGAGATGCGGCCGATCTTCGCGTCGGCTTCGGTATGGCCCACGATCTGGTACTTCACCGGCTTGTCGTCCTCGTCGAGCAGGTGGACGGTCGCGCCGAACACCACCTTGTCGCCGCTGAGCATCGTCGGATCGATCACCTGCGCGCGCGACAGGCTGTTCTCGATGTCGGCGATCATCGCCTCGACCTGGCCCTGCCGCTCCTTGGCGGCATGATATTCGGCATTTTCCGACAGGTCGCCATGCGCGCGCGCTTCCTCGATCGCTTCCACGATCGAAGGACGTTCAACCGTCCGCAGACGATGAAGCTCCTCCGTCAGCCTTGCGTGGCCCTCAGCGAGCATTGGCACCTTTTCGACCGTAGCCATCTCAATCCTTTCGTCCGCAACCGCCAAAACTGCCCTCCGCCCCAACGCGGGGCGCACATCAGCAGCAATGCAGGAAATCTATGCGTCGATCGATGAATAGTAAGACTGGAGCGACCTGACTTCAAGGGTCTCGCCTCTGAGAGCCTCTATCGCCTGCGCCGCAGCGAGACTTGCCGCCGCCGTGGTGAAATAGGGCACCTTGCCGTAAAGCGCCGACGCCCGGATCGACTGGCTGTCCTGCAGCGACCGCCAACCCTCGGTGGTGTTGAAGATCAGGGCGACCTGGCCGTCCTTGATCTTGTCGACGATATGCGGCCGCCCCTGCTGAACCTTGTTCACCCGCTCCACCTGCAAGCCCTGGCCCAGCAGATAATCGGCGGTGCCCTGGGTGGCGATGACGCCAAAGCCCAACTCCAGCAGCTTGGCGACGGCGGGCACGATATGCGTCTTGTCGCTGTCCTTGACCGATACGAACGCCGTGCCCTGGGTGGGCAGCATCGTGCCGCCGCCGATCTGCGCCTTGGCGAACGCCGTCGCGAAATCGCGGTCGATTCCCATGACCTCGCCGGTCGAGCGCATCTCCGGCCCAAGCACCGGATCGACGCCGGGGAAACGGGCGAAGGGAAAAACCGCTTCCTTTACAGCTATATGGCCAAAGTTGCTGTAATCGACTGCAAGGTCGGGGAAGGACGAGAGCGCCTCTCCGGCCATCACGCGCGCCGCGACCTTGGCGATCGGGCGGCCGGTCGCCTTTGCGACGAAGGGCACGGTCCGGCTGGCGCGGGGGTTCACCTCGATCAGATAGACCTCGCCATCCTTCACCGCGAACTGGACGTTCATCAGCCCGCGCACTTCAAGAGCTCTGGCAAGAGCATCCGCCTGACGCTTGATTTCAGAGACAATTTCTGCACTCAGGCTGTAGGGCGGCAGGGTGCATGCGCTGTCGCCGGAATGGACGCCCGCTTCCTCGATGTGCTGGAG contains the following coding sequences:
- the greA gene encoding transcription elongation factor GreA; translated protein: MATVEKVPMLAEGHARLTEELHRLRTVERPSIVEAIEEARAHGDLSENAEYHAAKERQGQVEAMIADIENSLSRAQVIDPTMLSGDKVVFGATVHLLDEDDKPVKYQIVGHTEADAKIGRISYLSPLGRALIGRQVGDDVEVSTPSGDRYYQIAKLEFI
- a CDS encoding rhomboid family intramembrane serine protease, producing the protein MLPAPRVTQGIAWATIAAFVLLFVSGSGAREAYAYMAGLVPARISGTITVPGGFPIILTPITATLLHGSIAHLGFNMVMFYYLGRMVEGVLGSGRLLILYVAGAYAAAFAEYIVSPESTVPVIGASGAVSAVLGAYAIYFGNRTAPSGRFLSSETRTVLWLAAAWIGLQLLIGLVLNGPQGGIAIWAHIGGFIAGLVLAKPLATLRA